Proteins found in one Microcella daejeonensis genomic segment:
- a CDS encoding sigma-70 family RNA polymerase sigma factor — protein MAAAPAGATAEGGAVARAAEGWERVLARLVAERGDALLRYAHLLCGDEDDAADLVQSALVTAFGRLRPTTDLDLAETRVKRAVLAAAVDGGRRRARWRRSAHLHLGPEVASAESERVDRRYDLRVALARLSPRERACVVLRYYGDQPVAVIAAELGISEGAVKRYVSDALTRLTGVLAEGSDPSAGGPRALDDDATTRGGSRVG, from the coding sequence GTGGCCGCAGCCCCGGCGGGGGCGACGGCGGAGGGCGGAGCGGTGGCACGCGCGGCGGAGGGCTGGGAGCGGGTGCTCGCGCGCCTCGTCGCCGAGCGCGGCGACGCCCTGCTGCGCTACGCGCACCTGCTGTGCGGCGACGAGGACGACGCCGCCGACCTCGTGCAGTCGGCCCTCGTGACCGCGTTCGGACGCCTGCGCCCCACCACCGATCTCGACCTCGCCGAGACCCGCGTCAAGCGCGCGGTGCTCGCCGCCGCCGTGGACGGCGGGCGGCGGCGCGCCCGCTGGAGACGATCCGCGCACCTGCACCTCGGGCCCGAGGTCGCCTCCGCCGAGTCGGAGCGCGTCGACCGCCGGTACGATCTGCGCGTCGCGCTCGCGCGCCTCAGCCCCCGCGAGCGCGCCTGCGTCGTGCTGCGGTACTACGGCGACCAGCCCGTCGCGGTCATCGCCGCGGAGCTCGGCATCAGCGAGGGCGCCGTCAAGCGGTACGTGAGCGACGCGCTCACCCGGCTCACCGGGGTGCTCGCGGAGGGATCCGACCCGTCGGCCGGCGGACCGCGCGCGCTCGACGACGACGCCACGACCCGAGGAGGCTCCCGTGTCGGATGA
- a CDS encoding arginase family protein → MTSHFFVVPQWQGSGSDRAMRLVDGALAIQGDLPESATTLVAVPLEAGDGEGTGIHRYSSLRLVRERQAREMAAVDATPITIGGDCGVEYAAVEHAARAGRTVLLWADAHADLNTPTSSPSGAFHGMVLRALIDDGVIAADDVLLLGARDLDPAEEQAVAELGIARVTPGTAAEAVAARAADGATGLYAHVDLDVLDPGEFAGVAFATPFGETTADLVSTLLAVRAALPLRGAGVTEFAPADAEAAVDDLPSILRIVSALTRPVEPASLR, encoded by the coding sequence ATGACCTCCCACTTCTTCGTCGTCCCGCAGTGGCAGGGCTCCGGCAGCGACCGCGCGATGCGGCTCGTCGACGGCGCCCTGGCGATCCAGGGCGACCTGCCCGAATCGGCCACCACCCTCGTGGCGGTGCCGCTCGAGGCGGGCGACGGCGAGGGCACCGGCATCCACCGGTACAGCTCGCTGCGGCTCGTGCGCGAGCGCCAGGCGCGCGAGATGGCGGCCGTCGACGCGACGCCCATCACCATCGGCGGCGACTGCGGCGTCGAGTACGCGGCGGTCGAGCACGCGGCCCGCGCCGGGCGCACCGTGCTGCTGTGGGCGGATGCCCACGCCGACCTCAACACGCCCACGAGCTCCCCCTCCGGCGCCTTCCACGGCATGGTGCTGCGCGCGCTCATCGATGACGGCGTGATCGCCGCCGACGACGTGCTGCTGCTCGGCGCGCGCGACCTCGACCCCGCCGAGGAGCAGGCCGTCGCCGAGCTCGGCATCGCCCGCGTCACCCCCGGGACGGCCGCCGAGGCGGTCGCCGCGCGCGCGGCCGACGGGGCCACCGGGCTCTACGCCCACGTCGACCTCGACGTGCTCGACCCGGGCGAGTTCGCCGGGGTCGCCTTCGCGACGCCGTTCGGCGAGACGACGGCCGATCTCGTCTCCACCCTGCTGGCGGTGCGGGCGGCCCTACCGCTGCGGGGTGCGGGGGTGACCGAGTTCGCCCCGGCCGACGCGGAGGCCGCGGTCGACGACCTGCCGAGCATCCTGCGAATCGTCTCGGCGCTCACCCGACCGGTCGAGCCCGCCTCGCTACGCTGA
- a CDS encoding dihydrolipoyl dehydrogenase family protein: protein MASLDSTYDLIVLGGGAVGENVADRAVQGGLSVLLVEHELVGGECSYWACMPSKALLRSAAALEAARALGGAREAVTGELDAAAVLARRDSFTSHWDDAGQVRWLEGAGIALARGHGRLDGERRVIITDAAGVEHAVDARHAVAVCTGSEALIPPVPGLAESRPWTAREATSAQEVPQRLAIIGGGVVGCELATAWSSLGSSVTLISRGTLLGGAEPFAGEAVAQRLQSRGVRVLMHASPVEVRREGEGPVHLVLDSGDAIEADEVLVATGRTPRTTGIGLETVGLEEGAWIDVDDTLRVPGSAWLYAVGDVTHRALLTHQGKYQARAAGDVIAARARGERVDDAPWGAHVATADHAAVPQVTFTSPEVASVGLTAAQAEQRGLRTRVVDYALGWVAGASLHADGYEGTARMVVDVERDVIVGFTVVGDDVAELLHAATIAVVGEVPISRLQHAVPSYPTMSEVWLRLLETDRAQRSSAH from the coding sequence ATGGCATCACTCGACAGCACCTACGACCTCATCGTGCTCGGCGGCGGGGCGGTGGGCGAGAACGTCGCCGACCGCGCCGTGCAGGGCGGCCTCAGCGTGCTGCTCGTCGAGCACGAGCTCGTCGGCGGCGAGTGCTCGTACTGGGCCTGCATGCCCTCGAAGGCGCTGCTGCGCTCCGCCGCGGCCCTCGAGGCCGCCCGCGCGCTCGGCGGCGCTCGCGAGGCGGTCACGGGCGAGCTCGATGCGGCGGCGGTTCTCGCGCGGCGCGACTCGTTCACCTCGCACTGGGACGACGCGGGGCAGGTGCGCTGGCTCGAGGGCGCCGGCATCGCCCTCGCCCGCGGTCACGGCCGCCTCGACGGCGAGCGGCGCGTCATCATCACCGACGCCGCGGGCGTCGAGCACGCGGTGGATGCCCGGCACGCCGTCGCCGTCTGCACGGGTTCCGAGGCGCTCATCCCGCCCGTGCCGGGTCTCGCGGAATCCCGGCCCTGGACGGCCCGCGAGGCGACGAGCGCCCAGGAGGTGCCGCAGCGCCTCGCCATCATCGGCGGCGGCGTCGTGGGATGCGAGCTCGCCACCGCCTGGAGCTCGCTCGGCTCCTCCGTGACCCTCATCAGCCGCGGCACCCTGCTCGGGGGCGCCGAGCCCTTCGCCGGCGAGGCCGTCGCTCAGCGTCTGCAGTCGCGCGGGGTGCGCGTGCTCATGCACGCCTCCCCGGTCGAGGTGCGGCGCGAGGGCGAGGGGCCGGTGCACCTGGTGCTCGACTCCGGTGACGCGATCGAGGCCGACGAGGTGCTCGTCGCCACGGGGCGCACGCCGCGCACGACCGGCATCGGGCTGGAGACGGTCGGGCTCGAGGAGGGCGCCTGGATCGACGTGGACGACACGCTGCGGGTGCCCGGCAGCGCGTGGCTCTACGCCGTCGGCGACGTCACCCACCGAGCCCTCCTGACGCACCAGGGCAAGTACCAGGCCCGCGCGGCCGGCGACGTCATCGCAGCGCGCGCCCGGGGTGAGCGGGTCGACGACGCGCCGTGGGGGGCGCACGTCGCCACCGCCGACCACGCCGCCGTGCCCCAGGTGACCTTCACCTCCCCCGAGGTCGCGAGCGTCGGTCTCACCGCGGCGCAGGCCGAGCAGCGCGGGCTGCGCACCCGCGTCGTCGACTACGCCCTCGGGTGGGTCGCGGGCGCATCCCTACACGCCGACGGCTACGAGGGAACGGCCCGCATGGTGGTCGACGTCGAGCGCGACGTCATCGTCGGATTCACGGTCGTCGGGGACGACGTGGCCGAGCTGCTGCACGCCGCGACGATCGCGGTCGTCGGCGAGGTGCCGATCTCCCGCCTCCAGCACGCCGTGCCCTCCTACCCGACGATGAGCGAGGTGTGGCTGCGCCTGCTCGAGACGGATCGCGCGCAGCGCTCATCAGCGCACTGA
- a CDS encoding PspA/IM30 family protein: MTKQSIFGRIAQLAKANINALLDSAEDPQKMLDQMVRDYSASIQEAEAAIAQTIGNLRLLEQDYAEDVATAQDWGRKAVAASAKADEYRAAGNAADADKFDNLAKIALGKQLSAETEARAAQPTIASQTEVVDKLKSGLEAMRGKLGELAAKRDQLVARAKIADAQSQVLDAVKSIDIMDPTSELGRFEEKVRREEAKVLGQQELAASSLDAQFEQLEDVGRTTEIEARLAALKSGSTPPAIGQ, translated from the coding sequence ATGACGAAGCAATCGATCTTCGGCCGCATCGCCCAGCTCGCGAAGGCCAACATCAACGCCCTGCTCGACTCGGCGGAGGACCCGCAGAAGATGCTCGACCAGATGGTGCGCGACTACTCCGCGAGCATCCAGGAGGCGGAGGCGGCGATCGCGCAGACCATCGGCAACCTGCGCCTGCTCGAGCAGGACTACGCCGAGGACGTCGCGACCGCGCAGGACTGGGGCCGCAAGGCCGTCGCCGCGAGCGCCAAGGCCGACGAGTACCGCGCGGCGGGCAACGCCGCCGACGCCGACAAGTTCGACAACCTCGCGAAGATCGCCCTCGGCAAGCAGCTCTCGGCCGAGACCGAGGCGCGCGCCGCGCAGCCCACGATCGCCTCGCAGACCGAGGTCGTCGACAAGCTCAAGTCGGGCCTCGAGGCGATGCGCGGCAAGCTCGGCGAGCTCGCCGCCAAGCGCGACCAGCTCGTCGCCCGCGCGAAGATCGCCGATGCGCAGAGCCAGGTGCTCGACGCCGTCAAGAGCATCGACATCATGGACCCGACGAGCGAGCTCGGCCGCTTCGAGGAGAAGGTGCGCCGCGAGGAGGCCAAGGTGCTCGGCCAGCAGGAGCTCGCCGCCTCGAGCCTCGACGCCCAGTTCGAGCAGCTGGAGGACGTCGGGCGCACCACCGAGATCGAGGCCCGGCTCGCCGCCCTCAAGAGCGGCTCCACGCCGCCCGCGATCGGACAGTAG
- a CDS encoding phosphoenolpyruvate carboxykinase (GTP), with translation MPPRTAASPAAPALRPSDVVAWVDEMTLLLQPDAVHWCDGSTRERHELLQGLVAAGTLEQLNPDLRPYSFLARSDERDVARVEERTFICSRDEADAGPTNNWAEPTAMRAELTELFRGAMRGRTLYVVPFSMGPVGSPMAKMGVQITDSPYVVVSMGTMTRMGSAALGAIERGADWVAALHSVGAPLSPGQKDVPWPCNETKYIVQFPEEREIWSYGSAYGGNAILAKKAFALRIASVQARDEGWLAEHMLLIKVTAPTGKAYHLAAAFPSACGKTNLAMLTPSIPGWTVETIGDDIAWLRIGADGRLRAINPEAGFFGVAPGTGPATNPTAVETLWGNTIFTNVARTEDGDVWWEGLSKHAPAGLTDWRGEQWTPDSGRPAAHPNSRFTVSAQQCPSIAGTWEDPEGVVIDAIIFGGRRASNVPLVVEARDWDHGVFMGATIASEQTAAAEGTVGELRRDPFAMLPFCGYNMADYFAHWLAFGRTLRRSARVPRVFQVNWFRKDAEGSFLWPGFGENARVLQWMVERLEGSASAAETPLGSVPRPGELNVDGLDLDDAALAELFAVDAEAMRSETDDIERFFATFGDRMPAELDRQLALLRHRLEA, from the coding sequence ATGCCCCCGCGCACCGCGGCCTCCCCGGCGGCTCCGGCCCTGCGGCCCTCCGACGTCGTCGCCTGGGTCGATGAGATGACGCTGCTGCTGCAGCCCGACGCCGTGCACTGGTGCGACGGCTCGACCCGCGAGCGGCACGAGCTGCTGCAGGGCCTCGTCGCCGCCGGCACCCTCGAGCAGCTCAACCCCGACCTGCGGCCCTACTCGTTCCTCGCCCGCTCCGACGAGCGCGACGTCGCGCGCGTCGAGGAGCGCACCTTCATCTGCTCCCGGGACGAGGCCGACGCGGGCCCCACCAACAACTGGGCGGAGCCGACCGCCATGCGCGCGGAGCTCACCGAGCTGTTCCGCGGCGCGATGCGGGGGCGCACCCTCTACGTCGTGCCCTTCTCGATGGGGCCGGTCGGATCGCCGATGGCGAAGATGGGCGTGCAGATCACCGACTCCCCTTACGTCGTCGTCAGCATGGGCACGATGACCCGCATGGGCTCCGCCGCCCTCGGTGCGATCGAGCGCGGCGCCGACTGGGTCGCCGCCCTGCACAGCGTGGGCGCCCCGCTCTCTCCCGGCCAGAAGGACGTGCCGTGGCCGTGCAACGAGACCAAGTACATCGTGCAGTTCCCCGAGGAGCGCGAGATCTGGTCGTACGGCTCCGCCTACGGCGGCAACGCCATCCTCGCCAAGAAGGCCTTCGCGCTGCGCATCGCCTCGGTGCAGGCGCGCGACGAGGGCTGGCTCGCCGAGCACATGCTGCTCATCAAGGTGACGGCTCCGACGGGCAAGGCCTACCACCTGGCCGCCGCCTTCCCGAGCGCGTGCGGCAAGACCAATCTCGCGATGCTCACGCCGAGCATCCCGGGCTGGACGGTCGAGACGATCGGCGACGACATCGCCTGGCTGCGCATCGGGGCCGACGGCCGCCTGCGCGCGATCAACCCCGAGGCGGGCTTCTTCGGCGTCGCCCCGGGCACCGGCCCGGCGACGAACCCGACCGCGGTCGAGACCCTCTGGGGCAACACGATCTTCACCAACGTCGCCCGCACCGAGGACGGCGACGTGTGGTGGGAGGGGCTCAGCAAGCACGCTCCTGCGGGCCTGACCGACTGGCGGGGCGAGCAGTGGACGCCGGACTCCGGCCGGCCCGCCGCCCACCCGAACTCGCGATTCACCGTGTCCGCCCAGCAGTGCCCGTCCATCGCGGGCACGTGGGAGGACCCGGAGGGCGTCGTCATCGACGCCATCATCTTCGGCGGCCGCCGAGCCAGCAACGTGCCCTTGGTGGTAGAGGCGCGCGACTGGGATCACGGTGTCTTCATGGGCGCCACGATCGCTTCCGAGCAGACGGCGGCCGCCGAAGGCACCGTGGGCGAGCTGCGCAGGGACCCCTTCGCGATGCTCCCCTTCTGCGGCTACAACATGGCCGACTACTTCGCGCACTGGCTCGCCTTCGGCCGCACGCTGCGCCGCTCGGCGCGGGTGCCCCGGGTGTTCCAGGTGAACTGGTTCCGAAAGGACGCCGAGGGCTCGTTCCTCTGGCCCGGGTTCGGCGAGAACGCGCGCGTGCTGCAGTGGATGGTCGAGCGGCTCGAGGGCAGCGCGAGCGCGGCCGAGACCCCGCTCGGCTCCGTCCCCCGCCCCGGCGAGCTCAACGTCGACGGTCTCGACCTCGACGACGCGGCGCTCGCCGAGCTCTTCGCCGTCGATGCGGAGGCCATGCGCAGCGAGACCGACGACATCGAGCGGTTCTTCGCGACCTTCGGCGATCGGATGCCCGCCGAGCTCGACCGCCAGCTCGCGCTGCTGCGGCACCGCCTCGAGGCCTAG
- a CDS encoding DUF418 domain-containing protein, translated as MFAAHTVPRTSTDELLVDGRPSVLFALVAGVALGLVTGGARPTPPASRGEARARLAIRALVLFAMGVLLWMLPHGVAVILDYYGVMFLAMIPLLLASRLVLAGVGAAVLVAGPLLRRAVEARPLPGEPLDTAIDYLLTGWYPALLWVPVLAAGLIAARSDLGLARTRTALIGFGAIAAVAGYGAAAVLPGVDASAHSGTTAELLGAGGLAAAVVGLLLVLLDPPLPAEGATSAAASPTPAPAPAPSPAATALRRALGLLLAPITAIGRMPLTIYVAHLLVLAAISPLGPAGQFDGVVGWVALLVLSVAAAAFALAWQALRLPGPLEWVLQRAAGLPFRYRSVRDLRA; from the coding sequence ATGTTCGCCGCGCACACCGTGCCCCGCACGAGCACCGACGAGCTGCTCGTCGACGGCCGCCCCTCGGTGCTCTTCGCCCTCGTCGCCGGGGTGGCGCTGGGACTCGTGACGGGCGGAGCGCGACCGACGCCGCCCGCGAGCCGCGGCGAGGCGCGCGCCCGGCTCGCCATCCGCGCGCTCGTGCTCTTCGCCATGGGCGTGCTGCTGTGGATGCTCCCCCACGGCGTCGCCGTCATCCTCGACTACTACGGCGTGATGTTCTTAGCGATGATCCCGCTGCTGCTGGCCTCCCGGCTCGTGCTCGCCGGGGTCGGAGCGGCGGTGCTCGTCGCGGGCCCCCTCCTGCGCCGGGCCGTCGAGGCGCGCCCTCTCCCCGGCGAGCCGCTCGACACCGCGATCGACTACCTGCTCACCGGCTGGTACCCGGCGCTGCTCTGGGTGCCCGTGCTAGCAGCGGGCCTGATCGCCGCGCGCAGCGATCTCGGGCTCGCGCGGACGCGCACGGCGCTCATCGGCTTCGGGGCGATCGCGGCGGTCGCGGGCTACGGAGCCGCCGCCGTGCTGCCGGGCGTCGACGCCTCGGCGCACAGCGGCACGACGGCCGAGCTGCTGGGCGCCGGCGGGCTCGCGGCCGCGGTCGTCGGCCTGCTGCTCGTGCTGCTCGACCCGCCTCTGCCCGCGGAGGGCGCCACGAGCGCCGCGGCGTCCCCCACCCCCGCGCCCGCACCCGCACCCTCCCCCGCCGCCACCGCCCTCCGCCGCGCCCTGGGCCTCCTGCTCGCGCCGATCACCGCGATCGGCCGCATGCCGCTCACGATCTACGTCGCCCACCTGCTCGTGCTCGCGGCGATCTCCCCGCTCGGCCCCGCCGGGCAGTTCGACGGGGTCGTCGGCTGGGTCGCGCTTCTCGTACTCTCGGTCGCCGCCGCGGCCTTCGCGCTCGCCTGGCAGGCCCTCCGCCTGCCCGGTCCGCTCGAGTGGGTGCTGCAGCGCGCGGCCGGTCTGCCGTTCCGCTACCGCTCGGTGCGAGACTTGCGCGCATGA
- a CDS encoding crotonase/enoyl-CoA hydratase family protein: MSENRVTVDRRGPLLLIGLNRPEKRNAADLAMLEQLALAYGELDRDPGLRVGVVHAHGDHFTAGLDLGDLAPRIGPEGLRMVPEGGINPWGTEGAQVSKPVVLAVQGTCLTLGIELALASDVVVAADDTVFAQLEVSRAILPFGGATTRFAARAGWGDAMRWMLTGDRFDAAEARRMGLVQEVVPAGSQLDRALELAERIAAQAPLAVQATLANARLAEREGPAAAEARLQGELVRLMQTDDARIGMEAFMTRSTPHFTGR, from the coding sequence ATGAGCGAGAACCGCGTCACCGTCGACCGCCGAGGCCCCCTGCTTCTGATCGGGCTGAACCGCCCGGAGAAGCGCAACGCCGCCGACCTGGCCATGCTCGAGCAGCTGGCCCTCGCCTACGGCGAGCTCGACCGCGACCCCGGGCTGCGGGTCGGGGTGGTGCACGCGCACGGGGACCACTTCACGGCGGGGCTCGACCTCGGCGACCTCGCCCCGCGAATCGGCCCGGAGGGCCTGCGCATGGTGCCCGAGGGCGGCATCAACCCGTGGGGCACGGAGGGCGCGCAGGTCTCGAAGCCCGTGGTGCTCGCCGTGCAGGGCACCTGCCTGACGCTCGGGATCGAGCTCGCGCTCGCGAGCGACGTCGTCGTCGCCGCGGATGACACCGTGTTCGCGCAGCTCGAGGTCTCGCGCGCGATCCTGCCCTTCGGCGGCGCCACCACCCGGTTCGCCGCGCGCGCCGGGTGGGGCGATGCGATGCGCTGGATGCTCACGGGCGACCGCTTCGACGCCGCCGAGGCCCGCCGCATGGGTCTCGTGCAGGAGGTCGTGCCCGCGGGCTCCCAGCTCGACCGGGCTCTCGAGCTCGCCGAGCGCATCGCCGCGCAGGCCCCGCTCGCCGTGCAGGCGACGCTCGCGAACGCCCGCCTCGCCGAGCGCGAGGGCCCGGCCGCCGCCGAGGCGCGCCTGCAGGGCGAGCTCGTGCGGCTCATGCAGACCGACGACGCGCGCATCGGCATGGAGGCCTTCATGACCCGATCGACCCCGCACTTCACCGGAAGGTAG
- a CDS encoding TPM domain-containing protein, with translation MAGTAREPDRTAPSLTPPRSRARGTGRAPRRLLAAAAALALVVGGAPSPALASEPVDLGGAYVLDETGVLDGRIEMIEAELDALIEAEGASLFVVVTDRFDGTATPADWADRSAVVSGLGDRDALLAIAVDDRAYAYSVGAEWPVDDATLARAETEALLPALRADDYAGGVIAFSEALRGQSTGAGGAPLLAIVVLGAVVIAVVIWLVLRRRRRTGAGGGGAPDRETPAQTEARASRRLVELDDALTTSEQELGFAEAQFGAEAVAPFRDAVREARARVAEAFRLHGGTAAPEGETGEQRQARLQRAAALCDEADALLEQQEEAFDALRDVEAGLPEALPALRAAHPALQDRAQAAAQQLEALRTRFAPAALTAVADADAQQQGLLSLIEAELAEAEQSVAAGATGAAAVDVRAAQLAQSQLTASLDGLERLAAELDAAAVALPAHRVELEQGIAAARGLPASEALAAAIATAEAARAATDQGAADPLAAAHRLVEADRALDAAIDSARAEVDRRAAAVAALDRSLAAARSRILSAAEFIAAHRGAVGATARAALAEAQALLDTAVAAQQADPLAAVAASQQAVQRAAQALEAAQADVASRLDGAEQGGLLGGAGGGGGLGGLGGLGGMLGGAMGGSRGGSGIGDAIIGGIIGGLLSGGGGSRGSGGSGFGGPSFGSSRRSGGGGFGGGGFGGGARRASSGGGRSSGRRSGGGRF, from the coding sequence ATGGCAGGCACAGCTCGCGAGCCGGATCGCACCGCGCCCTCCCTGACGCCGCCGCGCTCCCGCGCCCGGGGCACGGGCCGTGCGCCGCGCCGCCTGCTCGCCGCCGCGGCCGCGCTCGCCCTCGTCGTCGGCGGTGCGCCGAGCCCGGCCCTCGCTTCCGAACCCGTCGACCTCGGCGGCGCCTACGTGCTCGACGAGACGGGGGTGCTCGACGGTCGGATCGAGATGATCGAGGCGGAGCTCGACGCCCTGATCGAGGCGGAGGGGGCATCCCTCTTCGTCGTCGTCACCGATCGCTTCGACGGCACCGCGACGCCCGCCGACTGGGCCGACCGCTCGGCCGTCGTCTCCGGTCTCGGCGACCGCGACGCCCTGCTGGCGATCGCCGTCGACGACCGGGCCTACGCCTACTCGGTCGGGGCGGAGTGGCCCGTCGACGACGCGACCCTCGCCCGCGCGGAGACCGAGGCGCTGCTGCCCGCCCTGCGCGCCGATGACTACGCCGGCGGCGTCATCGCCTTCTCGGAGGCGCTGCGCGGGCAGTCCACCGGTGCGGGCGGGGCTCCCCTGCTGGCGATCGTGGTGCTCGGCGCGGTCGTCATCGCCGTCGTCATCTGGCTCGTGCTGCGGCGGCGTCGGCGCACCGGCGCGGGAGGCGGCGGAGCGCCGGATCGGGAGACGCCCGCCCAGACGGAGGCCCGCGCCTCGCGTCGTCTCGTCGAGCTCGACGACGCCCTCACGACGAGCGAGCAGGAGCTCGGATTCGCCGAGGCGCAGTTCGGGGCCGAGGCGGTCGCGCCGTTCCGCGACGCGGTGCGCGAGGCCCGCGCGCGCGTCGCCGAGGCCTTCCGTCTGCACGGCGGCACCGCCGCCCCCGAGGGCGAGACGGGCGAGCAGCGGCAGGCGCGGCTGCAGCGCGCCGCCGCCCTGTGCGACGAGGCGGATGCCCTGCTCGAGCAGCAGGAGGAGGCCTTCGACGCCCTCCGCGACGTCGAGGCCGGCCTGCCCGAGGCCCTGCCCGCCCTGCGCGCCGCCCACCCCGCCCTGCAGGATCGCGCGCAGGCCGCCGCGCAGCAGCTCGAGGCGCTGCGCACCCGCTTCGCGCCCGCCGCGCTCACCGCGGTCGCCGACGCCGACGCGCAGCAGCAGGGCCTGCTCTCCCTCATCGAGGCGGAGCTCGCCGAGGCCGAGCAGTCGGTCGCGGCCGGCGCGACGGGAGCCGCCGCCGTCGACGTGCGCGCCGCCCAGCTCGCCCAATCGCAGCTCACCGCCTCGCTCGACGGGCTCGAGCGCCTCGCCGCCGAGCTCGACGCCGCCGCCGTCGCGCTCCCCGCCCATCGCGTCGAGCTCGAGCAGGGGATCGCCGCGGCGCGCGGGCTCCCCGCGAGCGAGGCGCTCGCGGCCGCGATCGCCACCGCCGAGGCGGCCCGCGCCGCGACCGATCAGGGGGCCGCCGATCCTCTCGCCGCTGCGCACCGGCTCGTCGAGGCCGATCGCGCTCTCGACGCCGCGATCGACAGCGCCCGCGCGGAGGTCGACCGCCGGGCCGCGGCGGTCGCCGCGCTCGATCGCTCGCTCGCGGCGGCGCGCAGCCGCATCCTCTCCGCCGCCGAGTTCATCGCCGCGCATCGCGGCGCAGTCGGGGCGACCGCCCGGGCCGCGCTCGCCGAGGCGCAGGCGCTGCTCGACACGGCCGTCGCGGCGCAGCAGGCCGATCCCCTCGCGGCGGTCGCCGCCTCGCAGCAGGCCGTCCAGCGCGCGGCCCAGGCTCTCGAGGCCGCGCAGGCCGACGTCGCCTCGCGCCTCGACGGCGCCGAGCAGGGCGGCCTCCTCGGCGGTGCCGGCGGAGGCGGCGGTCTCGGCGGCCTCGGCGGCCTCGGCGGGATGCTGGGCGGCGCGATGGGCGGCTCGCGCGGGGGCAGCGGCATCGGCGACGCCATCATCGGAGGCATCATCGGCGGGCTGCTGAGCGGCGGGGGCGGGTCGCGCGGCTCGGGCGGCTCCGGCTTCGGGGGGCCGTCGTTCGGCTCCTCCCGGCGATCCGGCGGCGGCGGCTTCGGGGGCGGCGGCTTCGGCGGCGGCGCCCGGCGCGCCTCGAGCGGCGGGGGCCGGTCATCCGGTCGCCGCAGTGGAGGCGGCAGATTCTGA